A single Ptiloglossa arizonensis isolate GNS036 chromosome 2, iyPtiAriz1_principal, whole genome shotgun sequence DNA region contains:
- the Sin1 gene encoding SAPK-interacting protein 1 isoform X1: MAFYDNEHWLLSHIRDSFLLTDNTGLCEVTMAGEDIPKQLKSNGTLQCYPGMEESDDEDLDALVESYDVQMDMEYGHRERSNIAKRLEEMDLERKKAAKVNVKWKNNPVVSLSQQSELFQRKDFRKKNAHPKGYSLLSEQLQKCPNIPQNLFVEYAKFDGSAQVDIPIRKYRIFMCMLPKEDRMYPLQIAVIATAKVLDFIGLICYKYATEHPNHPLKEDVTKYGLYFTEDDGEVDWDLPCLDPRETISKFEFTTLGLTEMKPSDRARHNIKARHNMITCVEIKTIEDFLEGQINEQEDVAEDLAKMEGHTTAMEAPLYQSYRVYIINKVRTKTEIYIGISGEKIEINPIITGKGAGRFWNRQRAVSYQIDNIAWCEVTETKGSKTIFTLVYTPNSSSSENILGLFRITLFIWYTRKNYRPMVLKYHRFAVSSGQFKNHEFEADTLTAEEIVRKINHILELHSSTSRKEYLSQKERKATRRKSFHLHR; this comes from the exons ATGGCGTTTTATGACAACGAGCATTGGCTCCTATCGCACATCCGAGATAGTTTTTTATTGACCGACAACACAG GTTTGTGCGAAGTGACGATGGCCGGAGAAGATATTCCCAAACAACTGAAATCGAATGGAACGCTGCAGTGTTATCCTGGCATGGAAGAGAGCGACGACGAAGATCTAGATGCTCTTGTagaatcgtatgacgtacaaatgG ATATGGAATACGGTCATAGAGAACGTTCGAACATTGCTAAACGATTAGAGGAAATGGAccttgaaagaaagaaagctgCCAAAGTGAACGTAAAATGGAAGAATAATCCTGTTGTATCTCTTAGTCAACAGTCGGAATTATTTCAAAGAAAAGATTTTCGTAAAAAGAACGCTCACCCTAAAGGATACTCTCTTTTATCCGAACAACTTCAAAAATGTCCAAATATACCACAGAATTTGTTCGTAGAATATGCCAAATTCGACGGTAGC GCACAAGTAGATATTCCTATCAGGAAGTATAGAATTTTTATGTGTATGTTACCCAAAGAAGACAGAATGTATCCCCTTCAAATAGCAGTAATCGCTACTGCAAAAGTATTGGATTTCATTGGTTTAATTTGTTACAAATACGCGACCGAACATCCGAATCATCCTTTAAA GGAAGATGTTACCAAGTACGGATTGTACTTCACCGAAGACGACGGAGAAGTCGATTGGGATTTACCCTGCTTAGATCCGagagaaacaatttcaaaatttgaattcaCTACGTTAGGTTTAACGGAAATGAAACCCAGCGATAGAGCACGACACAATATCAAAGCGCGACACAATATGATCACGTGTGTGGAAATAAAAACTATTGAAGATTTTTTGGAAGGTCAAATTAACGAACAAGAAGATGTTGCCGAGGATTTAGCAAAAATGGAAGGCCATACTACTGCCATGGAAGCCCCGTTGTACCAATCATACAG GGTATACATAATTAACAAAGTCAGAACAAAGACTGAAATTTACATAGGAATATCGGGTGAAAAGATCGAAATCAATCCGATAATAACTGGAAAAGGTGCTGGCCGTTTTTGGAACAGACAACGAGCTGTTAGTTATCAAATAGATAATATTGCCTGGTGCGAAGTAACGGAAACAAAGGGATCGAAGACAATTTTTACATTAGTTTATACACcaaattcttcttcttccgaAAATATTTTAGGTTTGTTTCgtattactttatttatttggtatactcgaaaaaattatcGTCCTATGGTCTTAAAATACCATCGATTTGCAGTATCGTCTGGACAATTCAAAAATCACGAATTCGAGGCTGATACGTTAACTGCCGAAGAGATTGTTAGGAAAATAAATCACATACTTGAATTACACAGTAGTACGTCGAGAAAAGAATACTTATcgcaaaaggaaagaaaagctaCAAGACGCAAAAGTTTTCACTTGCACAGATGA
- the Sin1 gene encoding SAPK-interacting protein 1 isoform X2 produces MAFYDNEHWLLSHIRDSFLLTDNTGLCEVTMAGEDIPKQLKSNGTLQCYPGMEESDDEDLDALVESYDVQMDMEYGHRERSNIAKRLEEMDLERKKAAKVNVKWKNNPVVSLSQQSELFQRKDFRKKNAHPKGYSLLSEQLQKCPNIPQNLFVEYAKFDGSAQVDIPIRKYRIFMCMLPKEDRMYPLQIAVIATAKVLDFIGLICYKYATEHPNHPLKEDVTKYGLYFTEDDGEVDWDLPCLDPRETISKFEFTTLGLTEMKPSDRARHNIKARHNMITCVEIKTIEDFLEGQINEQEDVAEDLAKMEGHTTAMEAPLYQSYRVYIINKVRTKTEIYIGISGEKIEINPIITGKGAGRFWNRQRAVSYQIDNIAWCEVTETKGSKTIFTLVYTPNSSSSENILVSSGQFKNHEFEADTLTAEEIVRKINHILELHSSTSRKEYLSQKERKATRRKSFHLHR; encoded by the exons ATGGCGTTTTATGACAACGAGCATTGGCTCCTATCGCACATCCGAGATAGTTTTTTATTGACCGACAACACAG GTTTGTGCGAAGTGACGATGGCCGGAGAAGATATTCCCAAACAACTGAAATCGAATGGAACGCTGCAGTGTTATCCTGGCATGGAAGAGAGCGACGACGAAGATCTAGATGCTCTTGTagaatcgtatgacgtacaaatgG ATATGGAATACGGTCATAGAGAACGTTCGAACATTGCTAAACGATTAGAGGAAATGGAccttgaaagaaagaaagctgCCAAAGTGAACGTAAAATGGAAGAATAATCCTGTTGTATCTCTTAGTCAACAGTCGGAATTATTTCAAAGAAAAGATTTTCGTAAAAAGAACGCTCACCCTAAAGGATACTCTCTTTTATCCGAACAACTTCAAAAATGTCCAAATATACCACAGAATTTGTTCGTAGAATATGCCAAATTCGACGGTAGC GCACAAGTAGATATTCCTATCAGGAAGTATAGAATTTTTATGTGTATGTTACCCAAAGAAGACAGAATGTATCCCCTTCAAATAGCAGTAATCGCTACTGCAAAAGTATTGGATTTCATTGGTTTAATTTGTTACAAATACGCGACCGAACATCCGAATCATCCTTTAAA GGAAGATGTTACCAAGTACGGATTGTACTTCACCGAAGACGACGGAGAAGTCGATTGGGATTTACCCTGCTTAGATCCGagagaaacaatttcaaaatttgaattcaCTACGTTAGGTTTAACGGAAATGAAACCCAGCGATAGAGCACGACACAATATCAAAGCGCGACACAATATGATCACGTGTGTGGAAATAAAAACTATTGAAGATTTTTTGGAAGGTCAAATTAACGAACAAGAAGATGTTGCCGAGGATTTAGCAAAAATGGAAGGCCATACTACTGCCATGGAAGCCCCGTTGTACCAATCATACAG GGTATACATAATTAACAAAGTCAGAACAAAGACTGAAATTTACATAGGAATATCGGGTGAAAAGATCGAAATCAATCCGATAATAACTGGAAAAGGTGCTGGCCGTTTTTGGAACAGACAACGAGCTGTTAGTTATCAAATAGATAATATTGCCTGGTGCGAAGTAACGGAAACAAAGGGATCGAAGACAATTTTTACATTAGTTTATACACcaaattcttcttcttccgaAAATATTTTAG TATCGTCTGGACAATTCAAAAATCACGAATTCGAGGCTGATACGTTAACTGCCGAAGAGATTGTTAGGAAAATAAATCACATACTTGAATTACACAGTAGTACGTCGAGAAAAGAATACTTATcgcaaaaggaaagaaaagctaCAAGACGCAAAAGTTTTCACTTGCACAGATGA
- the LOC143155006 gene encoding uncharacterized protein LOC143155006 — MDNCNSTDALQPEKLSYEENIVYKRRSSVFQNRVSLFDEHEGTQCIESEKSMNNHDARECISSLPQEENFDLVEYINSLVNERKEWILTSRQRKNECRCLSKQKLHIENQGQPLDLNILSESEKAFVTACPNYRRICKTNNKLTDAAVKVSALNQVVYKLNERFILQMEKRLSILTDKVIKTSEL; from the exons atGGATAACTGTAATTCGACAGATGCATTACAACCGGAAAAACTGTCGtacgaagaaaatattgtttataaaCGTAGGTCCTCGGTTTTTCAAAACCGCGTAAGTTTATTCGACGAACATGAAG gtACACAATGTATAGAGAGTGAAAAGTCTATGAACAATCATGATGCGAGAGAATGTATATCCAGTCTGCCGcaagaagaaaattttgatttggtCGAGTATATAAATAGCCTTGTTAATGAGAGGAAAGAATGGATCTTAACATCAAGACAAAGAAAGAACGAATGCAGATGTCTTTCGAAGCAAAAGTTACACATAGAGAATCAAGGACAACCCTtagatttaaatattttgtcagAATCTGAAAAGGCCTTTGTTACAGCTTGCCCAAACTATCGACGTATCTGTAAAACTAACAATAAATTAACAGATGCTGCGGTAAAAGTTTCTGCGTTAAATCAAGTGGTatataaattaaacgaaagatttattttacaaatggaAAAAAGATTGAGCATACTTACGGATAAAGTTATTAAAACATCGgagttataa
- the LOC143155005 gene encoding calcyclin-binding protein gives MSTKIGELKLDIEEFQKLLQQTARQRTKDVLSLEIRKLQTELTKLIEEKASTSTKSTNAESHSVNKRYEIKLNNYGWDQTNSMVKLYITLKDVHQLDKEAVTCNFTEKSIDLHVCGLDDKNYSLTINNLCEDIDVSKSSIKVKTDMIIVSLTKKIAQTWLRMTEVEKQIEESKAVRLSNTNYNSDIGGNIMNLMKKMYQEGDDELKKTIAKVWTENQEKNATTL, from the exons ATGTCGACAAAAATTGGCGAG TTAAAATTGGATATCGAGGAATTTCAGAAATTACTGCAGCAAACAGCTCGACAGAGAACCAAAGATGTACTTAGTcttgaaattagaaaattacaaacagagttaacaaaattaattgaagaGAAAGCATCGACATCTACAAAATCAACTAATGCAGAATCTCATTCTGTTAATAAACGCTATGAAATAAAGTTAAATAACTATGGTTGGGATCAAACAAATTCAATGGTAAAGTTGTATATTACATTGAAAGATGTACATCAATTGGACAAAGAAGCTGTGACTTGTAACTTCACAGAAAAATCGATAGATCTCCATGTCTGTGGATTGGATGACAAAAATTACAGTTTAACGATTAATAATCTATGCGAAGATATCGATGTAAGTAAGAGTAGTATCAAAGTAAAAACAGACATGATTATTGTGTCTCTTACCAAGAAAATTGCACAAACATGGTTACGTATGACAGAAGTTGAAAAACAAATCGAGGAATCGAAAGCCGTCCGATTGTcaaatacaaattataattcTGATATTGGTGGCAATATAatgaatttaatgaaaaaaatgtatcaAGAAGGAGATGACGAACTAAAAAAGACAATAGCCAAAGTATGGACAGAGAATCAAGAGAAAAATGCAACTACATTGTAA
- the Agpat1 gene encoding 1-Acylglycerol-3-phosphate O-acyltransferase 1 yields MAPSCFEVILVGFILVLPFLYEMSRTFRYYFKFLIYYGCVMVNSITLLPIMLLRPWNVKNFILASSVCSCFTNLLGVRWELRGREHLEQDRACIIVANHQSSLDVMGMFQIWPIMDKCTVVGKKELFYVWPFGLAAWLCGLIFIDRMNSEKARHCINTATNHIKDKKIKLWIFPEGTRHNTGQIHPFKKGAFHVAISSQLPILPVIFSSYYFLSFKEKRFDSGRVVITALPPISTEGLNTDDIGHLMQKTQNVMTEVFQTTSHEVQLSSTSTIS; encoded by the exons ATGGCACCGTCGTGTTTTGAAGTGATTCTCGTTGGTTTCATACTTGTGTTACCGTTCTTATACGAAATGAGTAGGACCTTTCGATACTATTTCAAGTTCCTCATCTACTATGGATGCGTAATGGTCAATTCAATTACTTTGCTCCCGATTATGCTGTTACGTCCGTGGAACGTGAAGAATTTTAT ATTAGCATCGTCTGTGTGCTCCTGTTTTACCAACCTCCTGGGAGTACGTTGGGAACTAAGGGGAAGAGAACATCTAGAACAAGACAGAGCATGCATAATAGTAGCGAATCATCAGAGTTCTTTAGATGTAATGGGGATGTTTCAAATATGGCCAATAATGGATAAGTGCACAGTTGTAGGAAAAAAGGAGCTTTTTTATGTGTGGCCTTTTGGATTAGCCGCTTGGCTTTGTGGATTAATATTTATAGATAGAATGAATTCAGAGAAGGCCCGCCATTGTATCAACACTGCCACAAATCATATTAAAGATAAAaag ATTAAACTGTGGATATTCCCTGAAGGCACCAGACACAATACTGGTCAAATTCATCCTTTTAAAAAGGGTGCCTTTCATGTTGCTATTAGTTCTCAATTACCTATATTACCAGTCATATTTTCTTCTTACTATTTCCTGtcttttaaagaaaaaaggTTTGATTCTG GTCGAGTTGTTATAACAGCATTACCACCGATATCAACAGAAGGCTTAAATACAGATGATATTGGACATTTAATGCAAAAAACACAAAACGTTATGACGGAAGTTTTTCAAACAACTAGTCATGAAGTACAACTTTCAAGTACTTCTACTATTTCCTAG